From Domibacillus sp. DTU_2020_1001157_1_SI_ALB_TIR_016, a single genomic window includes:
- a CDS encoding aspartyl-phosphate phosphatase Spo0E family protein, with product MDTNQPILEELSFQIKKLRHLMILAAAIYGFGSEEVLGYSQELDKLIIEYQLQTS from the coding sequence ATGGATACGAACCAGCCAATTCTTGAAGAATTATCATTCCAAATTAAAAAACTGCGCCATCTAATGATTCTCGCTGCTGCTATTTATGGATTCGGAAGTGAGGAAGTGTTAGGTTACAGCCAGGAATTAGATAAATTAATTATTGAGTATCAGCTTCAAACGAGCTGA
- a CDS encoding DUF6173 family protein, whose amino-acid sequence MEQKPDSFQSMNDSDICNELPLPMSAPGQKNLASEVYKHLKKRAEDFDNKLDGTQGVGVKLIPSGQSVTFQVRALGYCDPSLIIFDGVTESGLEVQLIQHVTQLNFLLMAMPRPNPKEPKIPLGFIQ is encoded by the coding sequence GTGGAACAAAAGCCAGATTCATTTCAATCAATGAACGACAGTGATATTTGCAATGAGCTGCCTCTACCGATGAGTGCACCGGGACAAAAAAACCTGGCAAGTGAAGTGTATAAGCATTTAAAAAAGAGAGCTGAAGATTTTGACAACAAACTGGATGGCACCCAGGGGGTGGGTGTGAAACTGATTCCGTCCGGGCAGTCGGTTACTTTTCAAGTCAGGGCATTAGGTTATTGTGATCCGAGTTTAATCATATTTGACGGCGTTACAGAGAGTGGACTGGAAGTGCAGTTGATTCAGCACGTAACGCAGCTTAACTTTTTGCTGATGGCCATGCCCCGGCCGAACCCTAAAGAACCAAAAATTCCACTCGGTTTTATTCAGTAA